TCATCGTCTTAGAAGGTGAAGCTTATGAATAAAAATAACAAGGCTCCTTATATTCCGATGTATTTTCGCTATGTACTGTTAGCTTTATTTTTGGCGTTTTTTCTACCGATTTATTTTAAGGATTTTCAAAGGCTTCAAACAACATCTGAAGAGATAACACTCATGAGCGAATATGAAACGGTGTTTAATATAGAAAATCTCCAGACAGAACCTATTATTTTAGTGACCAACAATTATGAACCATATATCTATAATGACCCAGACCGCTTTAGCTTTGTGGAAGAAGTTGTAGAAGCGGCGCTTTTGGCAGCAGAAGTTGATTACGTAATCGAAAGATATCCTTGGGAAAGGTGCCTAGAAATGGTTCAAACGGGCAGAGCATTTGGAACCTTCCCTTATATTGAAACCAAAGAGCGTAAAAGCAGATATATATTTTCATCCAGTATTATGGATACAATGGATGACTTTACGGTACTTTTTTATAATCGTCAGATACGTGAGTTGGAGGGGGTGCATATTGATAATATGCAGCAATTGAGTACATATCGTATAGGCGTGATGAGTAATTTTTATTATTTGCCGATAATTTCAAATTACAACTTGAAAACAGAGACAGCATATGATCAGGTATATCTTTTTCATGAACTTGCAGCGGGAAGGTTGGATATTGTTGTATCCGATTATTATGTTGGAGAATACATAGTGGAAGAAAACTTACCAGAACAAGCAAAAGATATTGGGGTATTAGATTATGAGTGGCCCGTGCATTATGATTATTATAAAGTCATGATGGACAAAGAAAATCCCCAAGCTAAGTGGTTTATACAAGCTTTTGATGAAGGCATGCAGATTATACAAAATAATGGACAATATGATGACTTATATAAGAAGTTTCAAGATGAGTTTTAACGTTAACCGTAGGTTCAATTTTTGTGAACATGTATTGGAGGGAATGCCATGAATAAAAACCGTAAAAAATCAAAGGTATCGTTTAGCATTTCATTAAAAATCACATTAGCAATCATTGTAGCGAATTTAGTTATTGTATCGGCTATTGGTATTATGGTAGGTCTTATAGTCGATAAAAATGTAGGAGAACAAACCAAGCAATATGCAATGGAGCAATTAAACGGACATCTAAATCAAGTGCATCATGTCTTTAGCGAGATTGAGATTGCGACAAAAGTCCTTGAATCCGAATTAGCGACTA
This sequence is a window from Vallitaleaceae bacterium 9-2. Protein-coding genes within it:
- a CDS encoding transporter substrate-binding domain-containing protein, with protein sequence MNKNNKAPYIPMYFRYVLLALFLAFFLPIYFKDFQRLQTTSEEITLMSEYETVFNIENLQTEPIILVTNNYEPYIYNDPDRFSFVEEVVEAALLAAEVDYVIERYPWERCLEMVQTGRAFGTFPYIETKERKSRYIFSSSIMDTMDDFTVLFYNRQIRELEGVHIDNMQQLSTYRIGVMSNFYYLPIISNYNLKTETAYDQVYLFHELAAGRLDIVVSDYYVGEYIVEENLPEQAKDIGVLDYEWPVHYDYYKVMMDKENPQAKWFIQAFDEGMQIIQNNGQYDDLYKKFQDEF